Sequence from the Rhizobium sp. TH2 genome:
CTAGGACAGTTCCAGAGCCTCATTCTGGAATCATCATCATGCAAAAGTCCGAGATCGCTATCGCTGGCGACACATCAGGTGTCGAATTCCGCCTGCCCGTCGTCAAATTTCCGGGGGCCGACGCCTCCGCGCCGAAGACCTATATGCAGGCGGCACTCCATGCCGAGGAACTGCCCGGCGTCGCGGCCCTGCATTTCCTGATCCCCATGCTGGAAGCCGCCGAAAAGCGCGGCGATATCCTGGGCAGCATCACCATCGTGCCCAAGGCCAACCCGGTCGGCGCCAGCCAATATGTCAACGGCGCCAACGAAGGCCGTTTCGATCTTGGCAGCCGCACCAATTTCAACCGCGACTATCCGCTGCTGTCGGGCGATGAGCGCGACAGCCTGCTCGACGGCGTCGAAGAACTGCTCGCCGCCGAACAGCTCAAGCACCATCTGCTGCATATGGCGTCGGGCGCCGACCTGATGCTCGACCTTCATTGCGACGACGAAAGCCAGCTCTACGCCTATCTGCATGAGGTCTGGTGGCCTGAGGCGACCGATCTCGCAGAGAGCATCGGCCTCGAAGCCGTGCTGCTCTCCGACGGCAAGTCATCCGCCTTTGAAGACGCAGTCACGCATGCCTGGCAGCACGGCCCGCTCGGCAACCGCAAGGCCTGGCACGAAGGCCGCATCTCGCTGACCATGGAGTTTCGCGGCCTCGCCGATGTCGATCCCGTCCTCGGCCGCATGGACGCCGAGGGCCTCTACGCCTTCCTGCAGCGCCGCGGCGTGCTCAAAGGCGAGCCGATCCGCAAGGAAAGCTTCGAAGGCGTCGTCGCCGGCCTCGACTATGTCCAGATGGTCGATGCACCGGTCACCGGCATGGTGCTGTTCGAGCGCGAATACGGCGAGGTCGTGGAAAAGGGCGACCATCTCGCCACCATCGTCACCACGCCGGGCGACGCCGCGGGCGACGTGAAGGTTACCGCTCCCGCCGAGGGCACGATCGTCACCCGCATCACCAGGCGCTTCGTGCGCCGGACCGACAACCTGATGAAGATCGCCAGCCGGGAATTGTCGCAGGCCAAGCGGAAGAAGGGCGGCGGGCTGGAGGATTGAGGGGAACAAAGTCTCGTTCCTACCTTTGGGCAAACAAAAAGCCGGCTGTCGTTGCAGCCGGGTTCGCTTGTTGACAGACTTCGCACAACCCACGACGTGTTCCTCGGGCTTGCCCCGAGGATCGGCGAGCCTTTCATGGTCAAATTGAAACGTTCTGCCAGAGCAGGTTTTCGTCGGGGCTCAAGCGATCGGCAAGCGTCGTACATGGGCGAGCGGCCAAGGCGATCGCCTCTGATCCTGGCGGAAAGATGTCCGGGGCCGTATGTGAGGCGGCCCCCCGCGGCCCACGGACAGTGCCTCGATCGGTAGTAGCTGTGTCTGGAAATTGGTGGGCCGAAGGCTGCGCCCCTGCACGGTTTGCGCCTGGCCTGAATGTATCTTATCGTGAGCGGAGTGTCGGGCTGTTCTGGGGGAGATCGAATGTCGGCATTGCCTTTCTCCAGGATTTCCGCGCGGCTGAACGCGCTTCTCGCTGCTATCGGATTGCTGGCGGTTGCTGCACTGACGACGCCGGACATTTCCGCACAAACTGGCTACTTGCTGCAGATCCTGCTCGCCGGCATCTGGACCGTCTATGGACTGCAACTTATCGGGACGCTGATCGTGCAGCGGACAAGCGGGGACAGCATAAACCTGCCTGCGCTGACCATCGATGTGCTCGCTGTTCTGATCCCGCTTGCTGCGTTCCTTTTGATAGGCACGCGTGATCGATATCTCTATTGTGCAATCTGGCTGCTGAAGCCCCTGCGCCATTCCACCTACTTCCGGCTGCTGGGCAGGGTCCTGGCCAACGAGGCGCGCAATCTGATCGGTGTCACCTCGATTTTCGGCATCGTCCTGTTCGGCACTGCGCTTGCCGCATATCTCATCGAGCGTGACGCTCAGCCGGACGACTTCGGTAGCATTCCCCAGGCGATGTGGTGGGCGGTGGCGACGCTGACCACAACCGGCTATGGCGATGCGACTCCTCAGAGTTTCGCCGGTCGCGTCCTTGCCGGATTGGTGATGATGAGTGGCATCGGCATCTTTGCGCTCTGGGCCGGCATCCTCGCCACCGGTTTCTACCAAGAAGTCCGCCGTCAGGACTTCGTGCGCAATTGGCAACTGGTTGCGGCCGTGCCGCTGTTCCAGAAGCTTGGGCCGGCTGCGCTCATCGAGGTCGTCCGCGCGCTCAGGCCACGCATTGTGCCGGCTGGCACCGTTATCTGCCGCAAGGGTGAGACGGGAGAACAGATGTTCTTCATCGTCGAGGGCCGTGTCACGGTCACGACCCCGAGCCCGGTGGAGCTCGGACCTGGCGGCTTCTTCGGCGAGATGGCGCTCGTCAGCGGCCAGCCCCGTTCGGCGACGGTCAGTGCCGCAACCGAGGTCTCGTTACTGTCGCTACACGCAATCGACTTCCAGATTCTGTCGAGCAGCAATACCGAAATCGCGGATATCATCCACAGGACCGCGCGTGAGCGGCGCGACTTGTTGCCGAAAGCTTGAGAGCCTCATCTCTCCACTGAACCGCATGGCGAAAGCGACGATGTCCACTCAGCTTCCCGATAAGAAGGGCGGCTCGCGCCGTCCTACTTATATGTCTTCAAACCGTTTCAAGTGCTGTAAGTAATTGAAATAACGTATTTATCTTCCGCTACCAGATGCTCGGGACAAGCCCGAGGATGCCGTGGAAGCGTTTGTCGGCGGCCGCAGCCGGTTCTTGCGACCGGCCGCCTAGCATGTCTCGCAATCCGCCGGAAAAGATCACACGACGTCGAAATACTCGTCCGCGTGCTGCTTGACGTGGTCGATATCGACGCCTTTGAGCACGATCTTGGTGCCTTTGCCGAGATTGATCTCGACGTCGCCGTTCTTCAGCTCCTTGGCGTGCTTGGCCACGTCGTCGGCATCCTTGATGCCCTTGAAGCCGCCCTTGGATATGTGGATCATATCGACGCCGAACTCGAAATCCGTGATCGTGTCCTTGCCGGAACCCTTGGTGAACACGAACGTGTCCGCCCCTTCGCCGCCGGTCAGCTGGTCCTTGCCCTGGCCGCCGTTGAGGAAATCGTCACCGTCAAGGCCGAAAAGCTGGTCCTTGCCCTGTTTGCCGAACAGGAAATCCTGAAGATCGGTCACACCGTCCGCGGCGTTGAGAATGTCGCTCTTGTTGGTTCCGGTAATCGTTGCCATGCTGCTATCTCTCTCTCATTGCGAATCAGTTTCGTAAGATTTGCGGGTTTTATTTCAAAAAGATCGGCAATATGCAATCAACCTAAAGTGCTTATTGCGCTTCTTACGGCCGCATCGCTTGGCACCCTTAACGGCGCCTTAAGTTTCCGTTGCCGCCGTCCCGCCTCCGGACAACGTCTGAACCATTAGAATCCTCTGATAATCCAGCCTGGCACAGCCTTTGCGTCTTAGTTTGCGGGGGCTGGAGCGCAAGCGGCCGCCATTGCCAGGGGAAGCAACACTGATCACCGGTAAGTGATTGCAATGTTATCGGATTTTCAGTGGAACCTTTTCCCGCTCATTGCGTTTGATGCGCCGGAGAATGAGCATGACAGACGACAAATTTTTCAGCATACCGGTAACCCTGAGTTCGGGCGGCGCCCGAAAAATCACCATCAGAAGCGCTGGCGAGGCAGCCTGGTTCCTGGCCGAGAAATGGCCGAGGCTCGATGGTTCCGCCTTCATGAAGGCGTTGCGCGCCTGCGCCGCCGTGCTTGATGGCCGCCGCCCCGTCATCCATGCCCGCCGCGCGCTGCTGCTCGCCGCCCGCGAGGCCGAACTGGCGGTCGACGGGCGCTGAGCCCGGGCTATGAATGGTCGCATGATGCGAGCGGTCCGACCCGCTTCGCCAACGCGGATGGTTTGCGATTCCACGCCTCCGGTTGAAAATCGCCGAAATCGCCTCGGCCCGAACGTCGCGACAGTCTTTCCGCAAAACGCGCAATAATATTCCGCATCTGCCGCATTTTTGCGCAATGCGCTGCTGAACGTTGGCGCGTTCGATTTGTTATTCTCCCGCCACCCCAAGACGTGAGAATGGAGAATGACAATGAATTGGCTGAAAATCATCGCGGGCGCCGCACTTCTGCAAGTGGTACTGCTCGCACCCGCCCAGGCCGGCGAGAACCTCGACGCGATCAAATCCGCTGGCGTGCTGAAGATCGGCACCGAGGGCACCTACGCCCCGTTCACCTTCCATGACCCGGATGGCAAGCTGGTCGGCTTCGATGTCGAGATCGGCGAGGCCGTCGCCGAGAAGCTCGGCGTCAAGGCGGAGTTCCTCGAAGGCAAGTGGGACGGCCTGATCGCCGGCCTCGATGCCACCCGCTATGACGTGGTCGTCAACCAGGTCGGCATCACCGATCAGCGCAAGCAGAAATACGATTTCTCCGAACCCTATATCGCCTCCAAGGCCGTGCTGATCGTGCGCGCCGACGATGACGGCATCAAGGGTTTCGCCGATCTCAAGGGCAAGAAGTCGGCGCAATCACTGACCTCGAGTTTCGGCAAGCTGGCGGAAGCCTCCGGCGCCGAACTGGTCGGCACCGACGGGTTCGACCAGGCGATCCAGTTGGTGCTCACCGGCCGCGCCGATGCGACCATCAACGACAGCCTGTCCTTCCTCGATTTCAAGAAGCACAAGCCCGACGCCCCGGTGAAGATCGCCGCCGAACAGGCGGACGCGGATTATTCCGGCATCATCTTCCGCAAGGGCGATGCGGACCTGAAGGCCGCGATCGACAAGGCGCTGGTGGATATCAAGGCGGATGGGACGTATCAGAAGATCGCGGATAAGTACTTTGGGCAGGATGTTTCGAAGTAAGTAGAGATAGTAAGAAAGACCCCGCCCCAAACCCCTCCCCACAAGGGGGAGGGGCTTAACCAAGCCGCACCTCTTTTGCTCAAATCTCCAGAGCAACATATGACGAGGGTTAGAAGGGGCAAGGCATCGCCACGGGTTAGCCCCTCCCCCTTGTGGGGAGGGGTTGGGGCGGGGACTTTCTTCCTACACGCCATCAACAGAAGGACACCACCGTGCCACCCTGGCTCCAACTGATGCTGGATTCGCTGCCGTCACTCCTCTGGGCCGGCCTGATCTTCACCATCCCGCTGACACTGCTGTCCTTCGTGCTCGGCCTGTCGCTCGGCCTGGTCACGGCCGTCACGCGCCTCTTTGCGCCGAAGCCACTTGTGTGGCTCGCCCGCTTCTACGTCTGGATTTTTCGCGGCACGCCGCTGCTCGTCCAGCTCTTCGTGATATTCTACGGCCTGCCGACGAGTACCGGCATCGTGCTCGATGCGTTTTCGGCGGCGCTGATCGGCTTCACGCTCAATGTCGGCGCCTATACGTCGGAGATCATTCGCGCCGCGATCTCGTCGGTGCCGCGCGGCCAGTGGGAGGCGGCCTATTCGATCGGCATGAGCTGGAGCCAGGCCATGCGCCGCACCATCCTGCCGCAGGCGACCCGCGTCTCGGTGCCGCCGCTGTCCAACACCTTCATCTCGCTGGTCAAGGACACCTCGCTCGCCGCCGCCATCACCGTGCCGGAACTGTTCCAGACCGCCCAGCGCATCGTCGCCACAACCTACGAGCCGTTGATCCTCTATATCGAGGCCGCGCTGATCTATCTTGCGTTGAGCTCGGTGCTCTCGGCCCTGCAGGAGCGGCTGGAGAAGCGCTTCGAACGCTATGGCGGCTATCTGGAGGCGCGGACATGATCGAGCTCAGCCATATCGAAAAGAAGTTCGGCGATAACCATGTGCTCAAGGATATCAGCCTGACGCTTGCCGAGGGCAGTGTCACCGCACTGGTCGGCCCCTCCGGCGGCGGCAAGAGTACGCTGCTGCGCTCGATCAATCTCTTGGAAATCCCGACATCCGGCACCATCCGCCTCGGCGAGGCGAAGCTCGAGTTCACCCCCGGCCGCAAGCCGGGCTGGACCGAGGTGCAAAAGCTCCGCCGCCAGACCGGCATGGTGTTCCAGAATTTCCAGCTCTTCCCGCATCGGACGGCGATCGGCAATGTCATGGAAGGCCTGCTGACAGTGCTGAAATGGCCGGCAGACAAGGCGAAGGCCCGCGCTCTCGAATTGCTCGAAAAGGTCGGCATGGCGCACAAGGCCGACGCCTGGCCCTCGACGCTCTCGGGCGGCCAGCAGCAGCGCGTCGCCATTGCCCGCGCGCTCGCGCCATCGCCCCGCGTGCTGCTCTGCGACGAGCCCACCTCGGCGCTCGATCCGGAACTGGCGGAAGAAGTCGTCGAAGTGCTCTCGCGCCTAGCCCGCGAAGGCACGACCATGGTCATGGCCACCCACGACCTGCGGCTGGCCTCCCGCGTCGCCGACCACGTCGTCTTCCTCGATGCCGGCGTTGTGGTGGAAAGCGGCGCGCCGAGGGACATTTTCCAGACGCCGGAGCGCGAACGGACGAAGCGGTTTATCGCCTCGCTGAATACGGCGGTGAGTTATGATATTTGAGGACGGCGATGCAAGACGTTTGCAGGATTACTCAGATGTCGGCGTATATGGCGCGATTTGCGCCGTCTTCGATGTAGAGCAAACCGTTGCCAGGCAGATCGATGATAAGGTCGTTGCCTCTTTCCTTCACCAGTTTGTGGAGCTGGTTAGTTGATCTGAAGTTGAAATCAGTGAGATCCAAAGTATTGCCGTAGCCGTAGCCATCTCTACCGAGTTGGATCCGGTCGCGCCCATCGCCGCGAAAAATCACAAACTCGTTGAAGCCATCGCCGCCCGCCAGCACATCGTCGCCTTTGCTTCCGACAAGTGTGTCGTCGCCGCGGTCGCCAAAGAGCTTGTCATTGCCATCTCCGCCGAAGAGGAAATCGTCTCCGCCTTTAGTATGAACGTTGTCATTGCCGCCGAGACCGTAATATGTTTCCGACCCGCTGATGCCTCGATAACTATCGGCGCCTTGGGTCCCCATGACGACATCGCCAGCACGTGTGACGCCGTTGACGGTTACAACGAGTTCACCGGTCGCCGTATGAAAGCCGTCGGTCATGGTATATTCGATGACGAGCGTTGCCTGCTGGCCATTGACTAGGTCGTCATGTGCGTCCGTCACCAGCAATTGGCCGCTTTCGGTAATCGTTACGCTGCCTTCCCCTTGTACGACGCTTGCGGATTCGACGCTGAGCACGTCGCCCCAATCGGCGACAACATCGTTTTGCAAGACATCAATCTGAACCTGTTCGCCTTCGGCCACGGTCCCGCCGTCATCGACGGCAACGGGCGGATCGTTGCTATCCGTCGGGCGGTAGATCCGCTGCTTTACATGGGTATACTGACCGTCATTCCACTCCCAGTTCACTACAAACGCACCGCCATCCAGTGCCTCGATCCTCGTATCGACGCCGACCAGGTCGTGAACGACGTAAGGGCGGCCCACCGATGTTCCATCGGCGTCGTAGACCTGCACCACTGTGTCGTAGTAATGGAAAACCTCGTCTGAGAGATGCGACCACGCAATAGCCCAGCCGCCGTTGCTCAGGCCGGCAATAGTCAGCGGAGTGCCGCCGTCAGGCACGTCACCGATGACGGCACCGTCGCCGACTTTTGTTCCATTTGCGTCATAGCGCTGGGTATAGCGGAGACCTCCCTGCTGGTAGAG
This genomic interval carries:
- a CDS encoding succinylglutamate desuccinylase/aspartoacylase family protein; its protein translation is MQKSEIAIAGDTSGVEFRLPVVKFPGADASAPKTYMQAALHAEELPGVAALHFLIPMLEAAEKRGDILGSITIVPKANPVGASQYVNGANEGRFDLGSRTNFNRDYPLLSGDERDSLLDGVEELLAAEQLKHHLLHMASGADLMLDLHCDDESQLYAYLHEVWWPEATDLAESIGLEAVLLSDGKSSAFEDAVTHAWQHGPLGNRKAWHEGRISLTMEFRGLADVDPVLGRMDAEGLYAFLQRRGVLKGEPIRKESFEGVVAGLDYVQMVDAPVTGMVLFEREYGEVVEKGDHLATIVTTPGDAAGDVKVTAPAEGTIVTRITRRFVRRTDNLMKIASRELSQAKRKKGGGLED
- a CDS encoding cyclic nucleotide-gated ion channel; translation: MSALPFSRISARLNALLAAIGLLAVAALTTPDISAQTGYLLQILLAGIWTVYGLQLIGTLIVQRTSGDSINLPALTIDVLAVLIPLAAFLLIGTRDRYLYCAIWLLKPLRHSTYFRLLGRVLANEARNLIGVTSIFGIVLFGTALAAYLIERDAQPDDFGSIPQAMWWAVATLTTTGYGDATPQSFAGRVLAGLVMMSGIGIFALWAGILATGFYQEVRRQDFVRNWQLVAAVPLFQKLGPAALIEVVRALRPRIVPAGTVICRKGETGEQMFFIVEGRVTVTTPSPVELGPGGFFGEMALVSGQPRSATVSAATEVSLLSLHAIDFQILSSSNTEIADIIHRTARERRDLLPKA
- a CDS encoding M10 family metallopeptidase C-terminal domain-containing protein; this encodes MATITGTNKSDILNAADGVTDLQDFLFGKQGKDQLFGLDGDDFLNGGQGKDQLTGGEGADTFVFTKGSGKDTITDFEFGVDMIHISKGGFKGIKDADDVAKHAKELKNGDVEINLGKGTKIVLKGVDIDHVKQHADEYFDVV
- a CDS encoding DUF982 domain-containing protein, whose amino-acid sequence is MTDDKFFSIPVTLSSGGARKITIRSAGEAAWFLAEKWPRLDGSAFMKALRACAAVLDGRRPVIHARRALLLAAREAELAVDGR
- a CDS encoding amino acid ABC transporter substrate-binding protein, with amino-acid sequence MNWLKIIAGAALLQVVLLAPAQAGENLDAIKSAGVLKIGTEGTYAPFTFHDPDGKLVGFDVEIGEAVAEKLGVKAEFLEGKWDGLIAGLDATRYDVVVNQVGITDQRKQKYDFSEPYIASKAVLIVRADDDGIKGFADLKGKKSAQSLTSSFGKLAEASGAELVGTDGFDQAIQLVLTGRADATINDSLSFLDFKKHKPDAPVKIAAEQADADYSGIIFRKGDADLKAAIDKALVDIKADGTYQKIADKYFGQDVSK
- a CDS encoding amino acid ABC transporter permease — translated: MPPWLQLMLDSLPSLLWAGLIFTIPLTLLSFVLGLSLGLVTAVTRLFAPKPLVWLARFYVWIFRGTPLLVQLFVIFYGLPTSTGIVLDAFSAALIGFTLNVGAYTSEIIRAAISSVPRGQWEAAYSIGMSWSQAMRRTILPQATRVSVPPLSNTFISLVKDTSLAAAITVPELFQTAQRIVATTYEPLILYIEAALIYLALSSVLSALQERLEKRFERYGGYLEART
- a CDS encoding amino acid ABC transporter ATP-binding protein; its protein translation is MIELSHIEKKFGDNHVLKDISLTLAEGSVTALVGPSGGGKSTLLRSINLLEIPTSGTIRLGEAKLEFTPGRKPGWTEVQKLRRQTGMVFQNFQLFPHRTAIGNVMEGLLTVLKWPADKAKARALELLEKVGMAHKADAWPSTLSGGQQQRVAIARALAPSPRVLLCDEPTSALDPELAEEVVEVLSRLAREGTTMVMATHDLRLASRVADHVVFLDAGVVVESGAPRDIFQTPERERTKRFIASLNTAVSYDI
- a CDS encoding calcium-binding protein; translated protein: MTKFIADEITTLSTSGSHHFSKTSIDELADGGWIVTWVVDEGGTTGVRMQRYDASGSEVGGEQNLGLLSSPAVTTLSDGGWLITGWDWDATTNTSVETAWRFDASGQRVELNDAMDGGSERIAGLPDGGWVGVDLQQAGAQWDLVQQRYDADGQPVGSSVTLSTLPYSGIYDSDVTVLEDGGWVATWKTLDTWYQQHFTSDGIASGAISTYPATYFYTPMIAAMKDGGWITLYQQGGLRYTQRYDANGTKVGDGAVIGDVPDGGTPLTIAGLSNGGWAIAWSHLSDEVFHYYDTVVQVYDADGTSVGRPYVVHDLVGVDTRIEALDGGAFVVNWEWNDGQYTHVKQRIYRPTDSNDPPVAVDDGGTVAEGEQVQIDVLQNDVVADWGDVLSVESASVVQGEGSVTITESGQLLVTDAHDDLVNGQQATLVIEYTMTDGFHTATGELVVTVNGVTRAGDVVMGTQGADSYRGISGSETYYGLGGNDNVHTKGGDDFLFGGDGNDKLFGDRGDDTLVGSKGDDVLAGGDGFNEFVIFRGDGRDRIQLGRDGYGYGNTLDLTDFNFRSTNQLHKLVKERGNDLIIDLPGNGLLYIEDGANRAIYADI